A genomic segment from Idiomarina piscisalsi encodes:
- the aceB gene encoding malate synthase A, whose protein sequence is MNNLFQFSQPLDNNAKTLFNDEHQEFLAELVDTFQPRLNELLEKRQQRQAYYDGGALPDFDANTQDIREGHWKIAELPKDLKKRRLEITGPVDRKMVINALNANVDCYMADFEDSQSPTWDGMVNGQINLRDANIGGMTYTDPSSGKHYKVGENPALLIARVRGLHLPEKHVQRNGQAIPGALMDFALYFLLNYQQRLQQGSGVYYYLPKLEHSDEAKWWADVFHFTEKTFNLKTSTIRATVLIETLPAVFQMHEILHALKDHIAALNCGRWDYIFSYIKTLKAHADRVLPDRQVVSMDKPFLNAYSRLLVKTCHQRGALAMGGMAAFIPSKDPAENEKILAKVHADKTLERDNGHDGTWIAHPGLADTVREIFVDGIEGDNQLHVLREDDNGIDQALLLQPCDGERTETGMRTNIRVSLQYIAAWLNGKGCVPIYGLMEDAATAEISRTSIWQWIRHGKKLSDGTPVTKALFTQLLQEEADVVKKEVGSERWSNEPFEQALALLENITTADELVDFLTLPGYEQLN, encoded by the coding sequence ATGAACAACCTATTTCAATTCAGTCAGCCGCTTGATAACAATGCGAAAACGTTATTCAACGATGAGCATCAAGAATTTCTTGCCGAGCTGGTGGATACGTTTCAGCCTCGTTTAAACGAGCTATTGGAAAAGCGCCAGCAACGTCAGGCCTATTATGACGGTGGCGCTCTTCCCGATTTTGACGCAAACACCCAGGACATTCGCGAAGGCCATTGGAAAATTGCCGAACTGCCGAAAGATTTAAAGAAACGCCGCCTGGAAATCACCGGACCCGTCGACCGCAAAATGGTCATTAATGCACTAAACGCAAACGTCGACTGCTACATGGCCGACTTTGAAGACTCACAGTCGCCCACCTGGGACGGCATGGTGAACGGCCAAATTAACTTGCGCGACGCTAATATTGGCGGCATGACTTACACCGACCCCAGCAGCGGCAAACATTACAAAGTCGGCGAGAACCCGGCGCTGCTTATTGCCCGGGTTCGTGGGTTGCACCTACCGGAGAAACACGTGCAGCGCAATGGTCAGGCGATTCCCGGCGCCTTGATGGATTTTGCTTTGTACTTTTTACTGAACTACCAGCAACGCCTGCAGCAGGGCTCTGGCGTGTATTACTACCTGCCGAAACTCGAGCACAGTGATGAAGCGAAATGGTGGGCCGACGTCTTTCATTTCACGGAGAAGACGTTCAACTTAAAGACCAGCACCATTCGAGCCACCGTGCTTATTGAAACGCTGCCAGCGGTATTTCAGATGCACGAGATTCTGCACGCCTTAAAAGACCACATTGCCGCACTAAACTGTGGTCGTTGGGACTACATTTTTAGCTACATCAAAACCCTGAAAGCGCACGCCGATCGTGTCTTACCTGACCGCCAAGTCGTCAGCATGGACAAACCGTTCTTAAACGCTTATTCGCGGTTATTGGTGAAAACCTGTCATCAACGGGGCGCATTGGCTATGGGCGGCATGGCGGCCTTTATTCCCAGCAAAGATCCCGCTGAAAACGAAAAGATTTTGGCTAAGGTTCATGCTGACAAAACCCTGGAGCGTGACAACGGGCACGACGGTACCTGGATAGCTCACCCCGGTCTTGCCGACACCGTTCGTGAGATCTTCGTGGACGGTATTGAAGGCGATAATCAGCTGCATGTACTGCGCGAAGACGACAATGGTATTGACCAGGCGTTATTACTTCAGCCATGTGACGGCGAGCGCACCGAAACCGGCATGCGCACCAACATTCGTGTGTCTCTGCAATACATTGCAGCCTGGTTAAATGGCAAGGGCTGCGTACCCATTTATGGGCTGATGGAAGACGCCGCCACGGCAGAAATTTCCCGCACCTCTATTTGGCAATGGATCCGCCACGGCAAAAAGCTCTCTGACGGTACGCCGGTCACCAAAGCCTTATTCACGCAACTTCTGCAGGAAGAAGCCGACGTCGTGAAAAAAGAGGTCGGTAGCGAACGCTGGAGTAACGAGCCGTTTGAACAAGCATTAGCATTGCTTGAGAACATCACCACCGCCGACGAGCTGGTCGACTTTTTGACCCTACCCGGCTACGAGCAACTCAACTAA
- the aceA gene encoding isocitrate lyase, with product MTTTNLSFAQQVKELQEQWDNDPRWKGVERPYSAEDVVRLRGTVQPEYTYAKNGANKLWQLIHGKAQEKFGKDYVNALGALTGGQAVQQVKAGLQAIYLSGWQVAADNNSACSMYPDQSLYPVDSVPTVVERINNSFARADQIQWSKGVTSEDDNYVDYFAPIVADAEAGFGGVLNAYELMKNMIKAGAAGVHFEDQLASVKKCGHMGGKVLVPTQEAAQKLSAARLAADVAGAPTLIVARTDANAADLLTSDFDPNDKPFITGDRTAEGFYRVKPGIEQAISRGLAYAPFADLIWCETAKPDLDEARQFAEAIHAKYPGKLLAYNCSPSFNWKRNLDDATIAKFQRELAAMGYKFQFITLAGVHNMWYHMFELAHDYARNDMSAYVKLQQQEFEAADKGYTFVAHQQEVGTGYFDELTNVIQGGVSSVTALTGSTEEEQFKTSA from the coding sequence ATGACAACCACAAATTTATCATTCGCCCAGCAAGTGAAAGAATTACAAGAACAGTGGGACAACGACCCACGTTGGAAAGGCGTCGAACGTCCGTACAGCGCCGAAGACGTTGTTCGCTTACGCGGCACCGTACAACCGGAATACACCTATGCCAAAAATGGGGCGAATAAACTCTGGCAACTGATTCACGGCAAGGCGCAGGAAAAGTTCGGCAAAGACTATGTGAATGCACTGGGTGCCTTAACCGGCGGCCAAGCGGTACAACAAGTGAAAGCCGGTTTGCAGGCTATCTACTTGTCAGGTTGGCAGGTTGCTGCCGACAATAACTCGGCGTGCAGCATGTACCCGGACCAGTCACTGTACCCGGTCGACTCAGTACCCACCGTGGTTGAACGCATTAATAACTCGTTCGCCCGAGCTGACCAAATTCAGTGGTCAAAAGGCGTAACATCGGAAGACGACAACTATGTCGACTACTTTGCACCGATTGTGGCTGACGCCGAAGCCGGTTTTGGCGGCGTACTTAACGCCTACGAACTGATGAAAAACATGATAAAAGCCGGTGCCGCCGGGGTTCACTTTGAAGACCAATTGGCGTCCGTTAAAAAGTGTGGACACATGGGCGGAAAAGTATTGGTGCCTACGCAAGAGGCCGCACAGAAACTGTCCGCCGCGCGTTTAGCCGCTGACGTTGCTGGTGCGCCAACGCTCATTGTTGCACGTACCGACGCTAACGCAGCTGACCTGTTAACCTCGGACTTCGACCCGAACGACAAGCCGTTCATTACCGGTGACCGCACAGCAGAAGGCTTCTATCGAGTTAAACCGGGCATTGAACAGGCCATTTCACGCGGCTTAGCCTATGCGCCATTTGCTGATTTAATCTGGTGTGAAACGGCGAAGCCTGACTTAGATGAAGCCCGTCAGTTTGCCGAGGCCATTCACGCGAAATACCCAGGTAAGCTATTAGCCTATAACTGCTCGCCGTCGTTTAACTGGAAACGTAACCTAGACGACGCCACCATTGCCAAATTCCAGCGCGAATTAGCTGCTATGGGTTACAAATTCCAGTTCATTACCTTAGCGGGCGTGCACAATATGTGGTACCACATGTTCGAACTGGCGCACGACTACGCACGCAACGACATGTCAGCCTACGTAAAACTGCAGCAACAGGAGTTTGAAGCGGCAGACAAAGGCTACACTTTTGTGGCCCACCAACAGGAAGTAGGCACCGGCTACTTTGACGAGCTTACCAATGTGATTCAGGGCGGCGTGTCATCCGTTACCGCGCTGACCGGTTCAACCGAAGAAGAGCAGTTTAAAACCTCCGCGTAA
- the aceK gene encoding bifunctional isocitrate dehydrogenase kinase/phosphatase has translation MNITSETLARSILDGFHTHYRRFQALTQGARERFLQRDWTAVVSAAAERIHYYDHQVGLTAKKVERRVGKALDEALWQATRQRYQQLLQFHPQAELAETFYNSVFCRVFDRAYFHNDYIFVETVLANHIPVPVENECHSYFPVVDGLEKTLTRVFDDIGLGGEFENFENDIEQLRDKFFERATETDIEAHNLRIDVLKAPFYRNKAAYIVGRVVTENNHYPFIVPVLINSQGKLYVDAFITRSDRMATIFGFARSYFMVETESPSALVRFLKDLMPHKTLAELYSSVGFHKQGKTEFYREFLHHLRRTDDQLVAAPGVKGMVMTVFTLPSFPYVFKVINDRLGNTKEFGRQTVIDRYRMVKRHDRVGRMADTLEFVDVALPLDRISSDLLDEFKQRIAHSISIEGDTLVIHQLFVERRMTPLNLYLEYANDAEIDAAMDEYGWALKDMMAANIFPGDMLLKNFGVTRHKRVVFYDYDEVRYLTDMSFRKLPQNDWEVSMAPDDVFPEQLAQFAVPQAKYRDPLLKRHPELVDPAYWRRIQKHIREGVLTDVFPYEAELRFTRRF, from the coding sequence ATGAATATAACTTCAGAAACACTGGCACGTAGTATTCTCGATGGCTTTCATACGCATTACCGGCGCTTTCAGGCGCTAACGCAGGGCGCGCGGGAGCGCTTTTTGCAGCGGGACTGGACAGCGGTGGTGTCGGCGGCGGCTGAGCGTATTCATTACTACGACCATCAGGTGGGGCTTACTGCCAAAAAGGTGGAGCGCCGTGTCGGCAAAGCGCTCGACGAAGCGTTGTGGCAGGCAACGCGGCAACGATATCAGCAGTTATTGCAGTTTCATCCGCAGGCAGAGCTTGCTGAAACCTTTTACAACTCGGTGTTTTGCCGGGTATTTGACCGTGCTTATTTTCACAATGACTATATTTTTGTCGAGACAGTGCTGGCGAACCATATTCCGGTGCCGGTGGAAAATGAGTGCCACTCCTACTTCCCTGTGGTTGATGGCTTAGAAAAAACGCTCACCAGAGTGTTTGACGACATAGGCTTGGGCGGCGAGTTTGAGAATTTTGAAAACGACATTGAGCAGCTGCGGGACAAATTCTTCGAGCGCGCGACCGAGACCGACATTGAAGCCCATAACTTACGCATTGATGTGTTAAAAGCGCCGTTTTATCGCAATAAAGCGGCCTATATTGTCGGACGGGTGGTGACGGAAAATAACCATTACCCGTTTATTGTGCCGGTGCTGATTAACTCTCAGGGCAAGCTTTACGTGGATGCGTTTATTACGCGCTCGGACAGAATGGCGACAATTTTTGGTTTTGCCCGCTCTTATTTTATGGTGGAAACCGAGTCACCGTCGGCGTTGGTTCGCTTTTTAAAGGACTTAATGCCGCACAAAACGCTGGCAGAGCTTTACTCGTCAGTGGGCTTTCATAAACAAGGCAAAACCGAGTTTTATCGGGAGTTTTTGCATCATTTACGCCGTACCGACGACCAGTTAGTCGCCGCACCGGGTGTCAAAGGTATGGTTATGACGGTGTTTACGCTGCCGTCTTTTCCGTATGTGTTTAAGGTCATTAATGACCGCTTAGGCAACACCAAGGAATTTGGCCGGCAGACGGTCATTGATCGGTATCGCATGGTTAAGCGGCACGACCGGGTCGGGCGAATGGCGGATACGCTCGAGTTTGTCGACGTGGCCTTACCGTTGGATCGTATTTCGTCAGATCTACTGGATGAGTTTAAACAACGCATTGCCCATTCGATTTCTATTGAAGGCGATACGTTAGTCATTCATCAGTTGTTCGTCGAACGTCGTATGACGCCGCTTAACTTGTACTTAGAGTATGCTAATGACGCCGAAATTGATGCGGCGATGGATGAATACGGTTGGGCGCTAAAAGACATGATGGCAGCCAATATCTTCCCCGGCGACATGCTGCTGAAGAACTTCGGTGTGACCCGTCACAAACGAGTGGTGTTTTACGACTACGACGAAGTTCGCTACCTGACCGACATGAGCTTTCGAAAGCTGCCACAAAACGACTGGGAAGTGTCGATGGCGCCGGACGATGTGTTCCCTGAGCAGCTGGCGCAGTTCGCCGTACCTCAGGCGAAATACCGGGATCCACTACTGAAACGGCATCCGGAGCTGGTTGACCCAGCGTATTGGCGCCGTATACAAAAACACATCCGTGAGGGTGTCCTGACGGATGTGTTTCCTTATGAAGCTGAGCTGCGTTTTACGCGGAGGTTTTAA
- a CDS encoding LysR family transcriptional regulator gives MNTIKDIDLNLLVYLDVLLREKNVTRAAAQLNITQPAMSNGLKRLRNLLNDPILVRTSDGMQPTQRALDMQESLRTVLYSVEEMIQPVREFDAPTSDRVFRIMASDYAASTLMPRLLEKLDEQAPNVSLDIMTPSDISFHDVENGKVDLAINRFEQLPQSFHQKILWTDEFSCLIQKDHPLLDNYTLDNYLKAQHVWVSKTGFGVGVGMDPHDVQKLGWVDDALDQIGKRRHIKVFTRNYHVAMYLARQGLVATLPTQAAELYKDDDQLVMKAPPFDIPGLTLTMIWSPLLQHDAGHRWFRQVVSETAAAS, from the coding sequence ATGAATACGATTAAAGATATTGATCTGAACCTGCTGGTTTATCTGGATGTTCTGCTGCGTGAAAAGAACGTGACCCGAGCCGCAGCGCAGTTGAACATTACCCAGCCAGCCATGAGTAATGGTTTGAAACGACTACGTAACTTGTTGAATGACCCTATTTTAGTACGCACCAGCGACGGCATGCAGCCAACCCAGCGCGCGTTGGATATGCAAGAGTCGCTGCGTACCGTGCTCTATTCAGTGGAAGAAATGATACAACCAGTGCGTGAGTTCGACGCACCGACCAGTGACCGCGTTTTCCGTATTATGGCGTCCGATTATGCGGCTTCAACACTCATGCCTCGTCTGCTCGAAAAACTCGATGAACAGGCGCCAAACGTATCACTGGATATTATGACACCCAGTGATATCAGCTTTCACGACGTTGAAAACGGGAAAGTCGACTTAGCCATTAACCGCTTTGAGCAGTTACCTCAGTCGTTTCACCAGAAAATCTTATGGACCGATGAGTTTTCCTGCTTAATACAAAAAGATCATCCACTGCTTGATAATTATACGCTCGATAATTACCTGAAAGCACAGCATGTCTGGGTCAGTAAAACCGGTTTCGGGGTGGGCGTCGGAATGGATCCGCACGATGTTCAGAAGTTAGGCTGGGTTGACGATGCGCTCGATCAAATTGGTAAGCGCCGCCACATCAAAGTATTCACACGTAATTATCACGTGGCTATGTACCTGGCTCGCCAGGGGCTGGTTGCCACACTGCCAACTCAGGCAGCCGAGCTTTATAAAGACGACGACCAGTTGGTCATGAAAGCGCCGCCTTTTGATATACCAGGACTCACGCTGACGATGATTTGGTCGCCACTATTACAACACGACGCAGGACACCGCTGGTTCCGTCAGGTGGTTTCTGAAACCGCGGCGGCGTCCTGA
- a CDS encoding amidohydrolase family protein has translation MKKTTLTLAVASLLSIAPLSMAEEQNNGWDVSNPPGEFKTIDISVNSGTWMNVDVSPNGEYIVFDLLGDIYRMPFGGGEAEKLIGGIAWHMQPVYSPDGRYIAFTSDQGGGDNIWLMDADGSNVRPVTEETFRLLNSPAWSPDGEFLVARKHFTASRSLGAGEVWMYHRTGGSGVQLTERPNDQKDLGEPAFSPDGKYIYFSQDDTPGKTFHYSKDSLEGIYEIKRFERETGEIETLIAGAGGAIRPTPSPDGRYLAYIKREDFSSVLYVLDLKTGEHKRVYGQMERDMQETWAIHGVYPTMDWTPDSKQLVFWAGGHIQKLTIDDGNARIIPFKVETEKKIQHALRAKQNVEADTFDVKMLRMAQVSPAGDEVVYEALGNLYRRALPDGKPQRLTNSDDFELFPEYSRDGEKLVFVRWDDQEQAQVIVRDLSSGNERVLNTGKGNFVEPTFSPDGQHVVYRKIRGGYLISDKYGLETGVYRVAVNGEKSQPQQIAERGRQPQFGARNDRVYLMTPAAKPTLSVVNLDTLEQRELYQSELATEFRVSPDGKQLAFAERFKVFVTPLVERGSVINVGPGDKQMPVHQLSVRAGENISWTADGRQLYWTLGPELYHTSVANAFADFTEADSLKVENGQNIGFEQKAMVPDTTVAFVGGQVITMDGDTVYEQGTVVVRNNKIVAVGAEADVTVPSGAKVIDTSGKTVMPGLFDAHAHGGQGQSEIIPEQNWGQYANLAFGVTSIHDPSNDTTEFFAASELQKAGKIAAPRLFSTGTILYGANGPGYTSHVDSLEDAKFHLERLKKVGAFSVKSYNQPRRNQRQQVVEAGRQLDMLVVPEGGSLLQHNLTMIMDGHTTVEHSLPVANIYDDIRQLWDESDVAYTPTLGVAYGGIWGENYWYAETDVWKHPKLSKYVPQEFLVGKAMRREKAPHNHYNHFNNAEVATELQDLGVQVLSGAHGQREGLAQHWEIWMMAQGGMTPLEALRTSTIDPATVFGMDHALGSLEEGKLADIIVIDGNPLENIRDTDKVTHTMVNGVLYDAKTMNRILPAPRERDAFFWEE, from the coding sequence ATGAAAAAGACAACACTAACCTTAGCGGTTGCATCGCTATTGAGCATTGCACCGCTGAGCATGGCAGAAGAGCAGAACAACGGTTGGGACGTATCCAACCCTCCTGGCGAGTTTAAAACCATTGATATTTCGGTCAATTCCGGCACCTGGATGAACGTCGATGTCAGCCCGAATGGCGAGTATATTGTGTTTGACTTGTTGGGTGATATTTACCGTATGCCGTTTGGCGGCGGAGAAGCTGAGAAGCTTATTGGTGGTATTGCCTGGCACATGCAGCCGGTGTATTCACCCGACGGCCGCTACATTGCCTTTACTTCCGATCAGGGCGGTGGTGACAATATCTGGTTAATGGATGCCGATGGCAGCAATGTTCGCCCGGTCACTGAAGAGACCTTTCGTTTGCTGAATAGCCCGGCCTGGAGTCCGGATGGAGAGTTCTTGGTGGCGCGTAAGCACTTTACCGCCAGCCGATCGTTGGGGGCTGGTGAAGTCTGGATGTACCATCGTACCGGAGGCTCTGGCGTTCAGTTAACCGAGCGTCCGAATGATCAAAAAGACCTGGGCGAGCCAGCCTTTTCACCTGACGGCAAATACATTTACTTCTCGCAGGACGACACACCAGGCAAAACGTTCCATTACAGTAAAGATTCATTGGAAGGCATTTATGAAATTAAGCGCTTTGAACGTGAAACCGGAGAAATTGAAACGCTGATTGCCGGTGCAGGGGGGGCAATACGCCCGACGCCATCACCGGATGGCCGTTACCTGGCTTACATTAAGCGAGAAGATTTCAGCAGTGTGTTGTACGTGCTTGACCTCAAGACCGGTGAACATAAACGCGTGTACGGTCAAATGGAACGCGACATGCAGGAGACCTGGGCGATTCATGGTGTGTACCCAACCATGGACTGGACCCCGGACAGCAAGCAACTGGTGTTCTGGGCCGGCGGGCATATTCAAAAGCTGACTATTGATGATGGCAATGCGCGCATTATTCCGTTCAAAGTAGAGACAGAGAAGAAAATTCAGCACGCCTTGAGAGCGAAGCAAAACGTCGAAGCCGATACCTTTGATGTGAAAATGCTGCGCATGGCGCAAGTCTCACCTGCTGGAGATGAAGTGGTGTATGAAGCGCTGGGGAATCTGTATCGCCGGGCGTTGCCGGATGGCAAGCCTCAGCGTTTAACCAACAGCGACGACTTTGAGCTATTCCCGGAATATTCCCGTGACGGTGAAAAACTGGTGTTTGTGCGCTGGGACGACCAGGAGCAAGCACAAGTGATCGTGCGTGACTTAAGCTCAGGTAACGAGCGTGTTTTAAACACGGGCAAGGGTAACTTCGTGGAGCCGACCTTCTCGCCTGACGGTCAACACGTGGTGTATCGTAAAATTCGTGGCGGTTACTTAATTTCGGACAAATACGGTTTAGAAACGGGTGTGTACCGTGTTGCAGTGAACGGTGAAAAAAGCCAGCCTCAGCAAATTGCCGAGCGTGGTCGTCAGCCGCAATTTGGTGCGCGTAATGACCGTGTTTATTTAATGACGCCAGCGGCAAAACCGACCTTGAGTGTGGTGAACCTGGATACGCTTGAGCAACGTGAGTTGTATCAGTCGGAGTTGGCGACTGAGTTCCGCGTCTCCCCAGACGGCAAACAACTGGCGTTTGCTGAGCGCTTCAAAGTGTTTGTCACGCCGTTGGTGGAGCGCGGCAGCGTGATCAACGTTGGTCCGGGAGACAAACAAATGCCGGTGCATCAGTTGTCAGTCCGTGCGGGTGAGAATATTTCCTGGACTGCGGATGGTCGCCAGCTTTACTGGACCTTAGGGCCAGAGCTTTATCATACGTCGGTGGCGAATGCGTTTGCGGACTTTACCGAAGCCGATTCGCTGAAAGTGGAAAACGGCCAGAATATTGGCTTTGAGCAAAAAGCGATGGTGCCGGATACAACCGTTGCTTTTGTCGGTGGTCAGGTGATTACCATGGACGGCGACACGGTTTACGAACAAGGCACCGTGGTTGTGCGTAACAACAAAATTGTTGCGGTAGGCGCAGAGGCTGACGTTACTGTGCCAAGCGGCGCTAAAGTCATTGATACCAGTGGCAAAACGGTCATGCCGGGTCTGTTCGATGCACACGCCCACGGTGGTCAGGGACAATCTGAAATTATTCCGGAGCAAAACTGGGGACAGTACGCGAACCTGGCGTTTGGGGTGACCTCGATTCATGATCCGTCGAACGATACCACTGAGTTTTTTGCGGCATCTGAGTTGCAAAAAGCCGGTAAAATAGCGGCACCTCGCTTGTTCTCAACCGGAACCATTTTGTACGGTGCGAATGGACCGGGCTATACCTCGCACGTGGATAGCCTGGAAGACGCGAAGTTTCACTTAGAGCGCCTGAAGAAAGTCGGTGCGTTTTCAGTGAAAAGTTATAACCAACCTCGCCGGAACCAGCGTCAACAGGTTGTGGAAGCCGGTCGCCAGTTAGACATGTTGGTTGTGCCGGAAGGTGGCTCGTTGTTGCAGCATAACCTAACCATGATCATGGACGGTCACACAACGGTAGAACACTCGCTGCCGGTGGCGAATATCTATGACGACATTCGTCAGTTGTGGGATGAAAGTGATGTGGCCTACACACCAACACTGGGTGTGGCTTATGGCGGTATTTGGGGTGAAAATTACTGGTACGCCGAAACCGATGTATGGAAGCACCCGAAACTGAGCAAATACGTGCCGCAGGAGTTTTTGGTGGGTAAAGCGATGCGACGTGAAAAAGCACCGCATAACCACTACAACCATTTCAACAACGCCGAGGTGGCAACCGAGCTGCAGGACCTGGGGGTCCAAGTATTGTCTGGTGCCCACGGTCAGCGTGAAGGTTTAGCGCAACACTGGGAAATTTGGATGATGGCGCAAGGTGGTATGACGCCGCTGGAAGCGTTGCGCACGTCAACCATTGATCCGGCAACCGTGTTTGGTATGGATCACGCACTGGGCTCTCTGGAAGAGGGGAAACTAGCGGATATTATCGTTATCGATGGTAACCCGCTAGAGAATATCCGGGACACGGACAAAGTGACTCATACGATGGTTAACGGTGTGCTTTATGACGCTAAGACCATGAACCGGATATTACCGGCGCCTCGCGAGCGAGACGCCTTCTTCTGGGAAGAATAA
- a CDS encoding sensor histidine kinase gives MKESLENILLEVSRSPEIDGGNLARASQFILDSALKGLDITRVSIWELQPDKQSMVATALIDTLRKDTETPVLRKAELPSYFDVLETERTIIANDARNNPITAELAPEYLPEYGIYGLLDVPLRHKGEMIGVMCCETRKQNRIWTPDEVAFVGILADIYGRAVSAAEREKFEQLLIRQNEQLESMVEERTESLTKALDNFKQAQERLIETEKMAALGKLVAGVAHEVNTPLGISVTAVTHCEHRLKKLKQAFTEGSISKKQLNQFIDDTFEAYALLNNNLERAATLIQNFKKTAVDQSSFELVECELKNYLHALTLSLKPMVKKKKVSIDIRCDEATTLRTYQGALAQIVTNLISNTNEHAFVEPDEEHRILISAEPERDGVQFVFSDNGKGIDSDTLKDIFEPFFTTSRHNGGSGLGLSIVYNLVTQKLKGEISVQSTPGEGTQFSFYLPNLQK, from the coding sequence ATGAAAGAATCACTGGAAAATATCTTGCTGGAGGTATCACGTTCGCCGGAAATAGACGGCGGCAACCTGGCACGTGCCTCCCAGTTTATTCTCGATTCTGCCTTAAAAGGTCTGGATATTACCCGGGTCAGTATTTGGGAGTTACAGCCCGACAAGCAAAGCATGGTGGCGACCGCTTTAATTGATACGTTACGTAAGGACACTGAAACGCCGGTACTGAGAAAGGCTGAATTACCGTCTTACTTTGACGTCCTTGAAACAGAGCGCACCATTATCGCCAACGATGCGCGCAATAACCCGATTACTGCCGAGCTCGCACCTGAATATTTGCCGGAGTATGGTATTTACGGGTTACTTGATGTCCCCCTGCGCCACAAAGGGGAAATGATTGGGGTCATGTGCTGCGAAACCCGCAAACAAAATCGTATCTGGACACCGGATGAGGTCGCCTTTGTCGGTATTTTGGCTGATATTTACGGGCGCGCCGTGAGCGCTGCTGAGCGGGAAAAGTTTGAACAATTGCTGATTCGTCAGAACGAGCAGCTTGAAAGTATGGTTGAAGAGCGCACCGAGTCGTTAACCAAAGCGCTCGATAATTTCAAACAGGCACAAGAACGGCTGATTGAAACGGAAAAAATGGCCGCGTTAGGTAAGCTTGTAGCCGGCGTAGCACATGAAGTGAATACGCCTTTGGGTATTTCAGTAACAGCTGTGACGCATTGTGAGCATCGGCTGAAAAAGCTTAAACAGGCTTTTACTGAAGGTTCAATTTCGAAAAAACAGTTGAATCAGTTTATTGACGATACCTTTGAAGCCTACGCGTTGCTCAATAATAACCTGGAACGCGCCGCCACACTCATTCAAAACTTTAAGAAAACAGCGGTGGATCAGTCCAGCTTTGAACTGGTGGAATGCGAGCTGAAAAACTATTTGCATGCACTCACCTTAAGCTTGAAACCGATGGTAAAAAAGAAAAAAGTCAGTATTGATATTCGCTGTGATGAAGCCACCACCTTACGAACTTACCAAGGCGCTTTAGCGCAAATCGTGACGAATTTAATCAGTAATACTAACGAGCACGCTTTTGTTGAGCCCGACGAAGAGCATCGCATTCTGATTTCAGCAGAACCGGAAAGAGACGGTGTACAGTTTGTCTTTTCCGACAACGGAAAAGGTATTGATAGCGATACATTGAAAGACATTTTTGAGCCGTTTTTCACAACCTCGCGACACAATGGTGGCTCAGGTCTGGGCCTGTCTATTGTTTATAACCTAGTGACTCAGAAACTTAAGGGCGAAATAAGCGTCCAATCGACACCGGGGGAAGGCACCCAGTTTTCCTTTTATTTACCCAATTTACAGAAGTAG
- a CDS encoding tellurite resistance TerB family protein: MLKTLQSFFNVAPTIEQTKQFHAEGLSDDAFLSLILMTEISLADGTLSPEERNYLLADLKNEYQLEGDAAENAIEKAVEAVREAASLHDFTAPLKALEYSEKVQLLETLWAVAYTDNELDPHEEAMLRKLADLLYINHADYIKAKLSVTGH, encoded by the coding sequence ATGCTTAAAACCTTACAGAGTTTTTTTAATGTTGCACCAACAATAGAGCAAACCAAGCAATTTCATGCTGAAGGGCTGAGTGATGACGCCTTTTTATCACTGATTTTAATGACTGAAATTAGCCTGGCAGACGGTACGTTGTCACCTGAAGAACGCAACTATTTATTAGCCGATTTGAAAAACGAATATCAACTAGAGGGTGACGCTGCTGAGAATGCTATTGAGAAGGCCGTCGAGGCCGTCAGAGAAGCGGCTTCATTGCATGACTTTACCGCCCCCTTAAAAGCGTTGGAATATTCCGAAAAGGTACAATTATTGGAAACTTTGTGGGCCGTTGCCTACACTGACAATGAGCTTGACCCGCACGAGGAAGCAATGCTTCGCAAGCTTGCTGACCTGTTGTATATCAATCATGCGGATTACATAAAGGCGAAACTTTCCGTAACAGGACACTGA